One stretch of Pseudodesulfovibrio senegalensis DNA includes these proteins:
- the asnS gene encoding asparagine--tRNA ligase: protein MQRTKIKDALAATQAMDEIVIKGWVRTKRDSKGFSFVEINDGSCLQNIQAIVDHTPEIEATLADVGTGAAVGITGSLVESPGKGQKWEVRGTAIELIGTADQETFPLQKKRHTDEFLRGIAHLRPRTNKYGAMFRIRSALAQGVHKFFAERGFFYVHTPILTGSDCEGAGEMFRVTSLEHGSQAPVEQDFFGRPAHLTVSGQLEAEMFSLALGDVYTFGPTFRAENSNTPRHVAEFWMIEPEMAFVDLAGDMDFGEEMIKYLVAHVLDTCASDVELFAKWVDKSLMPTLETVLNREFVRLPYTEAVDILIKSNKKFDYPVEWGIDLQTEHERFLCEEKFKQPLYVYDYPKSIKPFYMRVNDDDRTVAAMDCLVPRIGEIIGGSQREERMDVLLARMKEMDLPEDHYWWYVDSRRFGSVPHSGFGLGFERLLMLVTGVSNIRDAMPFPRTPNNLDF from the coding sequence ATGCAACGCACCAAAATAAAGGACGCCTTGGCCGCAACACAGGCCATGGACGAGATTGTCATCAAGGGATGGGTCCGAACCAAGAGGGATTCCAAGGGATTTTCCTTTGTGGAGATCAATGACGGCTCCTGCCTGCAGAATATTCAGGCGATCGTGGATCATACCCCGGAAATCGAGGCGACCCTGGCCGACGTGGGCACGGGCGCGGCCGTGGGTATTACCGGCTCATTGGTGGAGTCGCCGGGCAAGGGACAGAAGTGGGAGGTTCGCGGAACTGCCATTGAACTGATCGGCACTGCGGATCAGGAAACTTTTCCGTTGCAGAAAAAGCGGCATACTGATGAATTTTTGCGCGGCATCGCGCACCTTCGCCCGCGCACCAACAAGTACGGAGCCATGTTCCGCATCCGCTCCGCATTGGCGCAGGGCGTGCACAAGTTTTTTGCCGAGCGCGGATTTTTCTATGTGCACACACCCATCCTGACCGGCTCGGACTGCGAAGGCGCGGGCGAAATGTTCCGGGTCACCAGCCTTGAACACGGCAGTCAGGCTCCCGTTGAGCAGGATTTTTTCGGCCGCCCCGCGCATCTGACCGTTTCCGGCCAGCTTGAGGCCGAGATGTTCTCGTTGGCTCTCGGCGACGTATATACCTTTGGTCCCACGTTCCGGGCCGAGAACTCCAATACCCCGCGCCACGTGGCCGAGTTCTGGATGATCGAGCCGGAAATGGCCTTCGTTGATCTGGCCGGGGACATGGATTTCGGTGAGGAGATGATCAAGTATCTGGTGGCCCATGTGCTGGATACCTGTGCCTCGGACGTGGAGCTTTTTGCCAAGTGGGTAGACAAATCCCTCATGCCCACGCTGGAAACCGTGTTGAACAGGGAGTTCGTGCGCCTGCCGTATACCGAGGCCGTGGACATCCTGATCAAGAGCAACAAGAAGTTCGATTATCCCGTGGAATGGGGCATTGATTTGCAGACCGAGCACGAGCGGTTCCTGTGCGAGGAAAAATTCAAGCAGCCCCTGTATGTGTACGATTATCCCAAGAGCATCAAGCCGTTCTACATGCGGGTCAATGACGACGACAGGACCGTGGCCGCCATGGATTGCCTTGTGCCGCGCATCGGCGAGATCATCGGCGGTTCCCAGCGCGAGGAACGCATGGACGTGCTGCTGGCGCGCATGAAGGAAATGGATCTGCCCGAAGACCATTACTGGTGGTATGTGGATTCGCGGCGGTTCGGTTCGGTGCCGCATTCCGGGTTCGGGCTCGGGTTCGAGCGTCTGCTCATGCTGGTGACCGGGGTGAGCAACATCCGCGACGCCATGCCGTTTCCGAGGACGCCCAACAATCTGGATTTTTAG